TTGTCTCTCCTGATCTACGAAATTGGAACTTTGCCACACGGTTTTTCACATGGTGAGCCAAAATATACAAAAATCTAGCCACTTGTTCGTCGATTTGGAGATACCTAAATGCTTGTAACTTCCCAACAATCTCAACCATGTGACACAACTTAGTAAACGCAACCCTATTCATTCTTAGTTGTTGGAGACAAGTCTTATCACTTTCATACACTAATCTTTGCATATATTCTTCTTTTTGTGGGTGTAGCATCTTGTAGCGATGTCTACTTtgacacatataaatacatatggaAATAATTGGACTCACTACATGAAAATACCAATTTACTAAACTTATTATCTCAATCCACAATGTACTAAATGCAGCAAGTTTCTTTGTTCTTTTCTGTGTATTTATTTTAAGGCGAGTCATAACTGTAATAGGAGTAGATTCTTTTATCATAAAAAACAAACGTTTGATTTACAAAGAAGTTGACAGGATACCACAGATGTAAAGAGTTACAGGAAATAAAGTTACAAATGAAACTATCCAATATTAGTTTACAAATTAGATTGTCGTTTTAGGCCACTTTGATGTCATGAGGCGGTTCCTGATATGTACTATAAATGTGGCATATTGGATGAAACTCAATTGGTAATTAGTCAAAATATTGTGCAGGTTAACACAAGAAATGGTATAGGTTACTAATTTGATGTTCAATAAGGGTTGCAATTATCAAATGGTTTGTCTTTAAGGACCTCCAAACACAAAAATATCATCAATAACATGATATTTTTCTAAGAAACAATACAATAAACTAAAATTTCATTTTGCTGGAAACAAATATAAATCTAAAAAACAATTGCCCTGTTAAATTTACATGATACTATCCAAATAACAACAAGAGATGAATAGGAAATGATAAATGAATTCGATGGAAAAAATGTAAACTAAAATTTCACACCCCGAATATGGGGTTACCATCCAATACTTTGAAGTGGGTTATGATCAACAATTGCAAAATATTATATTTGACAATGGGAGTATGAGGAGAATAAGATTATGAAAGTTGAAAGCACCAATGATCAATTATGATCTAATACACGATAGATTGTTTAAAATCACAACTTTTTCTAAATTAACCAACTTCACTTGTTTTTTAGAGCACAAATAAAAAAAAGGCACAACAAGAAAACACACAAAATTCAATTTTGATTAATTGATACATAAAACTACTTCATCTATACATAAAATTGAATGCCAATAAAACCTATCGAGTACAGACATTCCGgttaacaaaattaaaaaaaaaaaaaaaacagacgcTAACCTTCAAAGTTAGTTTCTTGAGAGTAGCTTCAACAAAcgcatttgcaaaaaaaaaaaaaaaaaaaaaaaaaaaaaaaaaaaaagatacaaGTAAAGTTAATCGACACCTTCCTATAGAACAAGCGTATTGTTGTTGATGAACTAATGGCTGATTTGGTGTGATAAATTAAACTGATAGAAGATTTTGATAGTGTAGATTATGTATATTGATTTTGAGCGATCGTTTCTTCCAATCTTGATGGAGATTGAGGGCAAAACTGGAAGATATTATGATAGGAGGGAatggaatattaaaaaaaaaaaaaaaaaaaaaaaaaaaaaaaaaaaaaacatgaatacCCCAAGGAATGAAAACACTGAGTCTTGAGGAAATGGGATTGCTTTCGGAATAAAACTTTCTTTTCCTTATACCTatgaacatgttttttttttcattaacccATAATACCACGTTCCATTCCTTCCCTTATTATTGCCTACGAAACACCCCCTTAAGATGTTTCAATTTTGTGTGAaaatataaataacaaaaattacATGAGGATGTACAAAATCAAAATTATGTCAAGTTGCAGACATTTATGGTAAAAATAAATCAACTTTATTAAAGTTAATGTCAACAAAACATTTTCCAttactaaaaattaaaaaaatagacgCAAATCAAAATCAAGTTACATATGTTAGATTACCAAACTACCACCATGCTAGAATACTAAGAATGTGTTTGGCATACTAATACTGCTCAAAAAATCTAATTGTTAGCTAAAAAAAATAACtgataaataaaaaactaacttgtttgataaaacaagctgaaatatataaaaattacataaaagacaTTAATAAGCTACATTAAATTGCAAACATATAAACTACTTTTTAACTTGTCAAACACATCAACAAAAAATACTCATAAAATAAACTATCTTATCAGTTAGCTATGGCTTAACAACGTTGCTGAGTAGGCTATAAACAAACCGAACAAACATGAATAAAAGTCTGTTTATGTTTGTTCATTTAAGTTAACCGAACAAATGAATGAACACGACCAGATAAACGAATTAGATTTCTTCATGgttcgtttaacaaattacattGTTTATATTTTTTCGTTTATGTTCGTAAACAAATTAAACGaacataaataaaaacataattaaacatatatgaacataaaaaaACATTGAATATAACAATATAATCAAATACGATTAAATATCTATATATGAACAAACTTAAATAATCAACAAAAACATTGAATATAACAATATAATCAAATACGATTAAATATCTATATATGAACAAACTTAAATAATCAACATAAACAAAAGTTCGTGAACGAAActattgttcatgttcgttcatttattaaataaaataaccGCCGTACGGTTCATAAATTGATAAAATAACCGCCGTAAGGTTCATAAATTGTTTGCCGTACGTTCAGTTCATTTGCAGCCTATTGCTGAGAATAAAAGCAGTACAGAATCATGAAAATCACAAATTACATTTTCTTTTggttttagccttatttcatttTCTTAGTTTGGATCTGGAGGTATATATCTATTTCATCTATACCAAGAAGGATTATCTATTTCAAACAAAACCAGAGCTAAATTCAAGatataaaattcaaagaaaaaacCTTCAAAAGATTTCATCTCTGAAGACagataataaaagaaaaaattggACAAAATTCTTAACGAGTACCCAGTAAAACAGTGCTAAAACACCACAATAAAACAGATAaagtttttttctcttttaactaAAACATAATATTGAAAAACGCTTCTAATCAAACAAGCTAAATCCCATATCATCATCACTCTCTTCCTTTGGCTCTTCCTGTGTACATTGAATCAAAGAAAACATGAATACTACAttacataaaaacaaaaaaaatatttaaagaaACACTATAAAAATTCGCAATTTACCTTCTTTTCTTCTGCAACAGGTGCAGCTGCTGCTGCACCTCCAGCAGCAGGAGCAGCTACCGCTGGtgcaccaccaccgccgccgccgCCACCAGCACCAACATTTGAAATGAGGTCCAAAATATTTTGCTTCTCTGCAAGCTTAGCAAACAAAGCTGGCCAGTAGGATTCAGCATGGACATTAGCTGCCTTCAAAAGGGTGGTGATCTTCTCAGCCTGCAATCAACAATTAACGCTAATTAATCTGCGCATTTCACTGTTTCAAACAAACAAGAGAAAGTACAAAACTACAGGAACGAAGTCACAAATCAAAATGTAAGCACGACTAAGAAAATTTAGTAAATAATATTACATCTTTGGAGCAATGAATCATGAAAATAGACAAAAAGAAGGAAAAGCGATAACAATCATACATATCTACATAACTTGAAGCAGTAGAAATTACTAACCGTGACAGGAATGTTATCATCGCAAAGAATCAAAGAGGCGTAAGTGCAACCAAGCTCTCCGATCGACATCTTTGTCTGTgaagaaaacaaaacaaaaccaaattCTTATGAACAAACCAATACACCGATTAAAAACGGTAATCCAAATCACAGAGGCAACGAGAACACATCACGATTCATCAAGATAAAAGATGTTGACCTAAAAACCAACAAATTAAGAAGAAAGGCAACGCACCTGAAGTGAAGATCGAGTTTTCTCTGCAGCGTGTAAACCTTAGGGAGTTGAGAAATCTGCCGTCTGTGGTCTGTTGAGTTGAT
The genomic region above belongs to Lactuca sativa cultivar Salinas chromosome 4, Lsat_Salinas_v11, whole genome shotgun sequence and contains:
- the LOC111885671 gene encoding 60S acidic ribosomal protein P1, translated to MSIGELGCTYASLILCDDNIPVTAEKITTLLKAANVHAESYWPALFAKLAEKQNILDLISNVGAGGGGGGGGAPAVAAPAAGGAAAAAPVAEEKKEEPKEESDDDMGFSLFD